The following coding sequences are from one Natrarchaeobaculum sulfurireducens window:
- a CDS encoding acylphosphatase: protein MTDRTRAHVFVSGKVQGVYYRATTRDTASGRGIDGWVKNLTDGRVEAVFEGTEADVEAMVEWCHEGSPAADVDDVEVTDEEPQGLEGFEIRYE from the coding sequence ATGACAGACCGAACCCGAGCACACGTGTTCGTCTCCGGGAAAGTACAGGGCGTCTACTACCGCGCGACCACTCGCGATACGGCCAGTGGTCGGGGCATCGATGGCTGGGTAAAGAACCTCACGGACGGTCGCGTCGAGGCAGTGTTCGAGGGCACCGAGGCCGACGTCGAGGCGATGGTCGAGTGGTGTCACGAGGGGAGCCCAGCGGCTGACGTCGACGACGTGGAAGTCACAGACGAGGAACCACAGGGCCTCGAGGGGTTCGAGATCCGGTACGAGTGA
- a CDS encoding DUF555 domain-containing protein gives MNCRVVVEAAVPVFDVETEDEAIRIAISKTGEMLNPDLNYVEINMGERTAPSGEELPPAFIAADEALVALELEMTVFNVEREEHASRIARKEIGQRLENIPLEVERVDVLEDDEDENETEDESENEADESSTTEETEATAESEADEDEEILPEFEDLVE, from the coding sequence ATGAACTGCAGGGTTGTCGTCGAAGCTGCCGTGCCGGTATTCGACGTTGAGACAGAAGACGAGGCGATCCGTATCGCCATCTCCAAGACGGGAGAGATGTTGAACCCTGATTTGAACTACGTCGAGATCAACATGGGAGAACGCACCGCTCCATCGGGAGAGGAACTTCCACCCGCGTTCATCGCGGCCGATGAAGCGCTCGTCGCGTTAGAGCTAGAGATGACCGTTTTCAACGTCGAACGTGAGGAACACGCCTCGCGTATCGCCCGGAAGGAAATCGGCCAGCGCCTCGAGAACATCCCGCTCGAGGTCGAGCGCGTCGACGTGTTAGAAGACGACGAAGACGAGAACGAAACAGAAGACGAATCGGAAAACGAGGCTGACGAGTCGTCGACCACTGAAGAGACGGAGGCCACGGCGGAGAGCGAAGCCGACGAAGACGAAGAAATCCTTCCTGAATTCGAAGACCTCGTCGAGTAA
- a CDS encoding UPF0058 family protein — translation MKKQELIHLHGLLAEVSNQCSEWENCRIDLEEYESLGIRPTSIHKSKTDHKAAVFALAGGITANMHEGEQEAVAPTAD, via the coding sequence ATGAAGAAGCAGGAGCTCATTCACCTTCACGGCCTTCTTGCCGAAGTATCGAACCAGTGTTCGGAGTGGGAAAACTGTCGAATCGACCTCGAAGAGTACGAATCGCTCGGTATTCGACCGACATCGATTCACAAATCGAAAACAGATCATAAAGCGGCTGTTTTTGCGCTGGCTGGCGGTATCACGGCGAACATGCACGAGGGCGAACAAGAAGCCGTCGCCCCCACTGCTGACTGA
- a CDS encoding DUF7836 family putative zinc-binding protein, with protein MDETTVRLLCPECTKNWQASPGKLPESAEMFHCPNCHATRRTAEFMRTDHDLQTLKQLG; from the coding sequence ATGGATGAAACGACCGTCCGACTGTTGTGCCCCGAGTGTACGAAAAACTGGCAGGCGTCACCGGGCAAGCTTCCAGAATCCGCCGAAATGTTCCATTGTCCGAACTGTCATGCGACCCGGCGGACGGCCGAATTCATGCGAACCGATCACGACCTTCAGACCTTGAAACAGCTCGGCTAG
- a CDS encoding DNA-3-methyladenine glycosylase family protein produces the protein METGQLPIDDLPGGLDLYRTLESGQTYLWQRDDDGMYSGTPDPETWYVTVVDGTPIRVRAQSGMLEWESTTDVDPLVRRLLRLEDDLEEIVAATPEDSLVADAYEAHRGMRLVEDPPFGCLISFICSAQMRVSRIHSMVSTLAREYGDEVVFDGRTYHAFPTPDQLARATEAELRELGLGYRAPYVVRTAEMVADGEAHPADARDLEYEAARTYLTQFVGVGDKVADCVLLFSLGFDEAVPLDTWIKSAIEEYYPDCDRGSYAETSRAIRDRLGGEYAGYAQTYVFHHLRTAE, from the coding sequence ATGGAAACCGGGCAGCTCCCGATCGACGACCTCCCAGGTGGGCTCGATCTCTATCGGACGCTCGAGAGCGGGCAGACCTACCTTTGGCAACGGGACGACGACGGGATGTACAGCGGAACGCCCGACCCTGAGACGTGGTACGTTACGGTCGTCGACGGGACCCCAATTCGGGTTCGAGCGCAAAGCGGAATGCTCGAGTGGGAGTCGACAACCGACGTCGATCCGCTCGTTAGGCGGCTGTTACGACTCGAAGACGACCTCGAGGAGATCGTTGCTGCTACGCCCGAAGACTCGCTGGTAGCCGATGCCTACGAGGCCCACCGTGGCATGCGACTGGTGGAGGACCCGCCGTTTGGCTGTCTGATCTCGTTCATCTGCTCGGCACAGATGCGGGTGAGCCGCATTCACTCGATGGTGTCAACGCTGGCACGCGAGTACGGTGACGAGGTCGTATTCGACGGGCGGACGTACCACGCGTTCCCAACGCCGGACCAACTCGCACGGGCGACCGAAGCCGAACTGCGGGAGCTGGGACTCGGCTATCGGGCCCCGTACGTCGTGCGAACGGCAGAGATGGTCGCCGATGGAGAGGCACATCCAGCCGACGCTCGCGACCTCGAGTACGAGGCTGCCCGGACGTATCTCACCCAGTTCGTCGGCGTCGGCGACAAAGTGGCCGACTGCGTGTTGCTCTTCTCGCTGGGGTTCGACGAAGCCGTTCCGCTCGACACCTGGATCAAGTCGGCGATCGAGGAGTACTACCCCGACTGTGACCGCGGGTCGTACGCAGAGACGTCACGGGCGATTCGCGACCGGCTCGGCGGCGAGTACGCAGGATATGCACAGACGTACGTTTTCCACCATCTTCGGACGGCCGAGTGA